A DNA window from Ahaetulla prasina isolate Xishuangbanna chromosome 7, ASM2864084v1, whole genome shotgun sequence contains the following coding sequences:
- the RAB19 gene encoding ras-related protein Rab-19, whose protein sequence is MAFTNAEMDDAFDYLFKIILIGDSNVGKTCVVHRFKSGQYHTKQQNTIGVDFTVRSLEIDGKKVKIQVWDTAGQERFRTITQSYYRSAHGAILAYDITKRSTFESIPHWIYEIEKYGAANLVLMLIGNKSDESEKRQVLFEDACTLAEKHGLLAVLETSAKEAQNIDEVFILMAKELMARNTLQLHGENGSSHYIHLDSRPVMVSQTETSSCSC, encoded by the exons ATGGCTTTCACCAATGCAGAGATGGATGATGCGTTTGACTACCTGTTCAAGATCATTCTGATTGGAGACTCAAATGTAGGGAAAACATGTGTGGTCCATCGCTTCAAGTCTGGACAATACCATACCAAGCAGCAAAACACTATTGGGGTTGACTTTACAGTGCGTTCCCTGGAAATTGATGGCAAGAAGGTGAAG ATACAAGTGTGGGATACGGCAGGCCAAGAACGCTTCCGGACAATAACTCAAAGTTATTATCGCAGTGCCCATGGTGCTATTCTTGCCTATGATATAACCAAAAGATCTACATTTGAGTCTATTCCTCATTGGATTTATGAAATTGAAAAATATGGTGCAGCAAACTTGGTCTTAATGTTGATTG GGAACAAATCAGATGAATCAGAGAAACGGCAAGTCCTGTTTGAAGACGCTTGCACATTGGCAGAGAAACACGGTCTTCTGGCTGTACTGGAGACCTCAGCCAAGGAGGCCCAAAATATTGATGAGGTTTTTATCTTGATGGCTAAGGAACTGATGGCTAGGAACACCTTACAACTTCATGGGGAGAATGGATCTTCACACTACATCCATCTGgattctaggccagtgatggtttCACAGACTGAGACATCCAGCTGCTCATGTTGA